The window CCAGGCCGCCGAACTCGGGCTGCTGGCCACCGAGCCGGACGCGCCCGCCGTACGGTTCGCGCACCCGCTGATATCCGCCGCGCTCTACGCGGAGGCGCCCGCCCACGAGCGGCGGGCCGCCCACGCGGCGCTGTCCACCGCCGCCTCCGACCCGATCGAGCGGGCCCGGCACCTGGCCCTGGCCACCACCGGCACCGATCCGCTGGTGGCCGCCCGGCTGGCCGAGGCCGCCGCGCTCGCCCGCGACCGGGGGGCGCCCTCGGTCGCCGCCCAGCTCGGGCTGCTGGCCGCCCGGCACACGCCCGCCGACGGCACGCCGACCCAGGAGGAGCGCCGGCTGCAGGCCGCCGAGGACGCGATCACCGCGGGCGAGGTGGACCTGGCCCGCGACATCGCCCGGGAGGTGCTGTCCCGGGCGAGCGTGCCCGCCGACCGGGTGCGGGCCTGGATGATCGTCATCGACACCGCCGGCCACACCATGGCGGAGGTCGACGCCGTCTTCCCGCAGGCCCTCGCCGACGCCGGCGACGACCCCCGGCTGCTGGCGCTGGTCCACTACCAGCTGGCCTGGCGGGCGCTGATCGTGGAGGGCGACTTCACCGAGGCACGGGAGGCGGCCGCGCACGCCGCCGAACTGGCCGCACGGGGCGCGGACCGGCGCACCGAACTGCTCTCCCTCGCCTTCCAGGCGCAGACCGAGACCCTGATGGGCCACCCGGAGGCGCCCCGCACCATCAAACGGGCCCTGACGGAGCCCCAGGACCCCCGGGTGGCCTGGCACCACAACGGCGCGGGCAGCGCCCGGTTCCGCTGGCTCGTCATGGGCGACCAGCTCGCCGAGGCCCGGACCACGGTCACCGCGCTGCTGCGGGAGGTGCGCCGGCGCGGCTCGGTGGAGAGCGAGGTGCACTTCCTGCGCGGGCTCGCCGAGACCGAGCTGCGCGCCGGGCACTGCGGCCGGGCGCTGGAGCTCGCCCGCGAGAGCCTGCGGCTCGCCCGGGACTCCGGGATCGGCGAGACCGCCTCGGCGATGCTCACCTCGCTGGCGGAGGCCTCCGGCGGGGACGTGGACCGGGCGCTGGCCCTCGCCCGGGAGGCGGTGGAGCACGCCGAGGAGGACGGCGACCAGATGTACCTCTCCCGTGCCCTGGGCGCCCTCGGGCACGCCCAGTTGGTGGCCGGGGACCCGGCGGGCACGGTCCGCTCGCTGCGCCGGGTGCGCAGCCTGGAACTGGGCCTCGGCATCACCGATCCGGCCCGCGGCCGCTGGCAGGGCGACCTCGCCGAGGCGCTGGTCCGCATCGGTGAGCCGGCCGAGGCGCAGAACGTCATCGACGTGAGCCGGGAGCACGCGCTGCGCCTCCACCGGGCGAGTGTCCTCGCGGTCCTCGACCGGGCCGAGGCCCTGGTGCGGGCCGCCCGGGGCGACTTGGAGGCCGCCGTGGCCCAGCTGACGTCCGCTCAGTCGCGGCTGGCCGAGCTCGGCTACGGTCTGGAGGAGGCGCGGGCCGCGTTCGCCCTGGCCCGGCTGCCGGGCCGGGGCCCGAAGACCGCGGCCTTCGAGGAGGCCACCCGGATGTTCCGCCGCTGCCGGGCGCTGCCCTGGTTGCGCCAGGTGGAGGAGTCCCTGACCGCCCCCGAGCCGGCGCCCGCGCTCGCCGTGCCGGACGCGCTGGACGCGCTGGACATCCTCGCGGCGATGGAGCGTCAGGTCGCCGCCCTGGTCATGGAGGGTGCCACCAACCGGGAGATCGCGGCGCGGCTGTTCATCAGCGTGAAGACGGTGGAGGCCACCCTGACCCGGGTGTACCGCAAGCTGGGGATCCGCTCGCGCGTCGACATCGTCCGATTGGCGGCAGGTCGACGGGCGCACTGAGCAGCGCTCTTGTTAACTGATCCGGACCGAGGGTTTTCCCTCACCCCACCCCCTAGGGGGTTCCCTCATTGGGAGCCGAGGGTCCGGGTCCTAGCGTAAAGGGCGTGCCGCTCGCCCGGGC of the Streptomyces sp. 1222.5 genome contains:
- a CDS encoding AAA family ATPase, with protein sequence MTVRRDFQEPARCRPDLVIGRDELFTGARDQLASGGSVLLHGPAGIGKSTVLRALAEEYATTARTVLRCSATESESHLPFLALADLLGLVLDDVAPRLPAAQRTALESALTGRGESSLQRDGLALRLAVLSALRALAAEGPVLLVADDLQWLDPASAELLGFAARRLEGTPVQLLCAVRTEGQESQEYDRHLRACPPGTLAVRLGPLSRAQVAQLLDHRGHGGLPRSTVREIHRTSGGNPLFALELGRALAESSTPPRPGEPLPVPTSLRALVLSRLDMLSVEARRTLLVASAGARPTPALLHAAGRENAEAECAQAAELGLLATEPDAPAVRFAHPLISAALYAEAPAHERRAAHAALSTAASDPIERARHLALATTGTDPLVAARLAEAAALARDRGAPSVAAQLGLLAARHTPADGTPTQEERRLQAAEDAITAGEVDLARDIAREVLSRASVPADRVRAWMIVIDTAGHTMAEVDAVFPQALADAGDDPRLLALVHYQLAWRALIVEGDFTEAREAAAHAAELAARGADRRTELLSLAFQAQTETLMGHPEAPRTIKRALTEPQDPRVAWHHNGAGSARFRWLVMGDQLAEARTTVTALLREVRRRGSVESEVHFLRGLAETELRAGHCGRALELARESLRLARDSGIGETASAMLTSLAEASGGDVDRALALAREAVEHAEEDGDQMYLSRALGALGHAQLVAGDPAGTVRSLRRVRSLELGLGITDPARGRWQGDLAEALVRIGEPAEAQNVIDVSREHALRLHRASVLAVLDRAEALVRAARGDLEAAVAQLTSAQSRLAELGYGLEEARAAFALARLPGRGPKTAAFEEATRMFRRCRALPWLRQVEESLTAPEPAPALAVPDALDALDILAAMERQVAALVMEGATNREIAARLFISVKTVEATLTRVYRKLGIRSRVDIVRLAAGRRAH